In Sphingobacterium thalpophilum, a genomic segment contains:
- a CDS encoding NAD(P)H-dependent oxidoreductase, producing the protein MALLDTLEWRYATKKYDPTKKVAQEDLDKILEAARMAPSSSGLQQFRVIVITNQELKEKIVPVAWGQQIVADSSHLLVFAGWDSYTDERIDNTFDKMNALRGLPLDTTDEYKNRLKAQLSSLSVEQQAAHAAKQAYIAFGLAIAQAAELGVDATPMEGFSNAELDELLGLDKLGLKSAVMLPLGYRMEEQDWLLKLKKFRLPKEEFLIELA; encoded by the coding sequence ATGGCTTTATTAGATACCCTAGAATGGCGTTATGCCACAAAAAAATACGACCCTACAAAAAAGGTCGCTCAGGAAGATTTGGATAAGATTTTGGAGGCAGCACGTATGGCTCCGAGCTCGTCTGGACTTCAACAGTTCCGTGTGATTGTGATTACGAATCAGGAATTAAAAGAAAAAATTGTACCTGTGGCTTGGGGGCAACAAATTGTTGCTGATAGCTCACATTTATTGGTCTTCGCAGGATGGGATAGCTATACGGACGAACGTATTGATAATACCTTCGACAAGATGAATGCGTTGAGAGGTTTACCTTTAGACACCACTGACGAGTATAAAAATAGATTAAAAGCACAGTTATCGAGCCTATCCGTTGAGCAACAAGCAGCCCATGCGGCTAAACAAGCCTATATTGCTTTTGGTCTGGCAATTGCTCAGGCTGCAGAATTAGGCGTTGATGCGACTCCAATGGAGGGTTTTTCAAATGCCGAATTGGATGAACTTCTTGGTTTAGATAAACTGGGATTGAAGAGTGCAGTCATGCTTCCTTTAGGCTATCGGATGGAAGAACAAGATTGGTTGCTGAAGCTGAAAAAATTTAGACTTCCGAAAGAGGAATTTTTGATTGAACTCGCATAA
- the map gene encoding type I methionyl aminopeptidase, producing the protein MSITNETELTGIQKASDAVAITLKAMIAHAQVGMSTKELDEYGAEILKSMGANSAPALTYGFPGYTCISINNEFCHGIPTAERLLQEGDLINIDVSAELDGYWADNGCSFVIGKDIFQHEKLVKASKEILQKAINNIRGGVKIADIGHLIETEAKKRGYKVIKNLGGHGVGKSLHEEPDELLNYKNRFDQRRFRKNTVVAIETFISTTSTYATELNDGWTMVGDKGGFMAQHEHTILITDGAPVILTAQNAIY; encoded by the coding sequence ATGTCTATAACGAATGAAACAGAACTAACAGGCATACAAAAAGCGAGCGATGCCGTTGCCATCACCTTAAAAGCTATGATAGCACATGCTCAAGTGGGTATGTCCACGAAAGAGCTTGACGAATATGGAGCCGAAATATTAAAAAGCATGGGTGCGAATTCTGCTCCCGCTCTTACCTATGGTTTCCCAGGCTACACCTGTATCAGTATAAACAACGAGTTTTGCCACGGAATACCTACTGCAGAAAGACTATTGCAAGAAGGTGATTTGATCAATATCGATGTATCTGCCGAACTGGATGGGTATTGGGCCGATAATGGTTGTTCCTTTGTTATAGGAAAGGACATATTTCAACACGAAAAATTAGTAAAAGCTTCAAAAGAAATTCTTCAAAAAGCAATCAATAATATTCGTGGTGGTGTGAAAATAGCCGATATTGGGCATCTAATAGAAACTGAAGCGAAAAAAAGAGGCTATAAAGTTATCAAGAACCTTGGCGGACATGGTGTAGGAAAAAGTCTACACGAGGAACCCGATGAATTGCTTAACTATAAAAATCGCTTCGACCAACGAAGATTTCGAAAAAATACCGTTGTTGCTATTGAAACCTTTATTTCAACAACCTCCACATACGCGACCGAACTCAACGACGGCTGGACAATGGTTGGGGACAAAGGTGGATTCATGGCCCAACATGAACATACAATTCTCATTACCGATGGCGCTCCTGTTATATTAACGGCACAGAATGCAATTTACTAA
- a CDS encoding DUF1501 domain-containing protein gives MKDLNKLIKEAQQFELQAVTRRHFLKDCVAGIGGIALGSLLTSCNGWGQSKSAEKLDLNALNPLVPKPPHFPGKAKSVIYLHMAGAPSQLELFDYKPALQKLHNQPCPESLLAGKKFAFIRGVPKMLGPQATFKQYGASGAWVSDHLPHFSKVVDEVSFLKAVHTDQFNHGPAQLFMHTGSARLGRPSIGSWVTYGLGSENSNLPGFVVLTSGGKTPDAGKSVWGSGFLPSVYQGVQCRSKGDPVLYIADPEGMGRDMKRDLIDAINNVNKTEYDTFRDPETLSRIAQYEMAYKMQVAVPEVMDINNEPAYIHELYGTEPGKESFANNCLLARKLVEQGVRFVQLFDWGWDSHGTNPADSIDLGFKNKCREIDRPMTALIMDIKQRGLLEETLVVWGGEFGRTPMQENRDNSDMPFLGRDHHTDAYTIWMAGGGVRNGISYGQTDDIGFAGVEGRSSVHDVHATMLHLLGFDHEKFTYDFQGRPFRLTDVEGELIQAII, from the coding sequence ATGAAAGATCTAAATAAGCTAATAAAAGAAGCGCAACAATTTGAATTGCAGGCTGTCACAAGAAGACATTTCCTAAAGGATTGTGTGGCAGGTATCGGAGGTATTGCTTTGGGTAGTTTGCTGACGAGTTGTAATGGATGGGGACAGTCAAAATCAGCAGAAAAGTTGGATCTGAATGCTCTCAATCCGCTGGTACCCAAACCTCCTCATTTCCCAGGTAAGGCTAAAAGTGTAATTTATCTGCATATGGCCGGTGCTCCGTCGCAATTGGAGTTATTTGATTACAAGCCTGCATTACAGAAATTACATAATCAACCTTGCCCGGAATCCTTGCTCGCAGGAAAGAAATTTGCCTTTATTCGTGGGGTTCCAAAAATGTTGGGGCCACAGGCTACTTTTAAACAGTATGGAGCAAGTGGAGCTTGGGTATCAGATCATTTGCCTCACTTTAGTAAAGTTGTTGATGAAGTGAGTTTTCTGAAGGCCGTGCATACCGATCAGTTCAATCACGGTCCAGCGCAATTGTTTATGCATACGGGAAGTGCCCGTCTCGGCCGGCCAAGCATTGGTTCATGGGTAACTTATGGCCTGGGATCTGAAAATAGCAATTTACCCGGATTTGTTGTGTTAACATCGGGAGGTAAAACACCGGATGCAGGAAAAAGTGTCTGGGGAAGTGGATTTTTACCATCGGTATACCAGGGCGTTCAATGTCGTTCAAAAGGTGATCCCGTATTATATATTGCCGATCCTGAAGGGATGGGAAGGGATATGAAGCGTGATTTGATTGATGCCATAAATAACGTCAACAAAACAGAATACGATACCTTTAGAGACCCAGAAACCTTGTCGCGGATTGCACAATATGAGATGGCTTATAAAATGCAGGTTGCAGTTCCTGAAGTGATGGACATCAATAATGAACCTGCTTATATTCACGAATTGTACGGAACTGAGCCGGGTAAAGAATCGTTTGCCAATAATTGCCTCTTGGCTCGGAAACTCGTAGAACAGGGGGTACGATTCGTTCAGTTATTTGATTGGGGTTGGGACAGTCACGGTACAAATCCCGCAGATTCGATTGATCTTGGCTTTAAAAATAAATGCCGGGAGATAGATCGACCAATGACCGCATTGATTATGGATATAAAACAACGTGGTTTGCTGGAAGAAACACTAGTCGTGTGGGGAGGGGAATTTGGACGTACACCGATGCAAGAAAATAGGGACAACAGCGATATGCCATTCCTGGGACGCGATCATCATACAGACGCCTATACCATCTGGATGGCAGGCGGGGGAGTTCGTAATGGCATAAGTTACGGTCAAACCGATGATATCGGGTTCGCGGGGGTGGAGGGGCGCAGTTCTGTACACGATGTCCATGCGACTATGCTCCACCTTTTGGGTTTTGATCATGAGAAATTTACTTACGATTTTCAAGGAAGGCCATTCCGATTGACAGATGTGGAGGGTGAACTTATTCAAGCTATAATTTAA
- a CDS encoding glycosyl hydrolase family 95 catalytic domain-containing protein: protein MKYLYLILFCSFTVFSFGQPTPDNNLHFDQLASRWDEAIPLGNGQLGALIWKKDNTIRFSLDRADLWDERKAFAIENHNFNWVQQQIKNNSYGIVQEWGDAPYDRSPYPTKLPAASLFFDLAKFGPVVSNVLDLEQATNILKFKDGRILRTFIHAYKPFGYFEITGNNVSDLVPQLIPHQYENSANKDENKSVVEGQDLARLGYQQGNITRTSNYEVLHQKTYHNHFFEVVLRWEKISAKKLIGYWTIVNDQRANPSELSLKKYTEEKASHLHWWSNYWSKSSITIPEKNLEKQYYLDMYKLGAVAREGAPAITLQAVWTADNGGLPPWKGDFHNDLNTQLSYWPAYSGNRLAEAKSYTDWLWKIRKKNSDFTKQYFGVDGLNVPGVLTLNGDPMGGWIQYSLSPTIGAWAAQHFYWQWKYSMDKTFLREQAYPYIVASATYLKNITTLKNGLRYLPLSSSPEYNDNSVSAWFDNWTNFDLSLAHFLFQAATEVSTAMGKPQEAQAWLKCKTQLPHYATDETGLQVAANLPMKHSHRHMSPYMAIYPLDLLDINNPQEKELIESSLDHIEKLGTRAWVGYSFAWMACLHARAKQGKEAVSNLQKFAQNFCSTNSFHLNGDQKGGQYSDFTYRPFTLEGNFAFAQGIHELLIQSKNNYVEIFPALPAEWTTASFKNLRTMGGFIVSAEKKGDKIVTLKITATEEGTFRIFEPKTLMHVSTKKTLQKDNSIQYVKLKKGQTVNLCSV, encoded by the coding sequence ATGAAATATCTTTATTTAATACTCTTCTGTTCGTTTACAGTGTTCTCTTTCGGTCAACCGACACCGGACAACAACCTCCATTTCGATCAGTTGGCTTCGCGGTGGGATGAAGCCATTCCGTTGGGAAATGGTCAATTGGGTGCATTGATTTGGAAAAAAGATAATACGATTCGATTTTCACTTGATCGCGCAGATCTATGGGATGAAAGAAAGGCCTTTGCAATAGAAAACCACAATTTCAATTGGGTCCAACAACAAATAAAAAACAACAGCTATGGCATTGTACAGGAGTGGGGAGACGCTCCTTACGATAGATCCCCCTATCCCACCAAGCTTCCAGCAGCATCGCTGTTCTTTGACTTAGCGAAATTTGGCCCTGTCGTTTCGAACGTACTTGACCTGGAACAGGCCACCAATATTCTTAAATTCAAAGATGGTCGGATATTAAGAACCTTCATACACGCCTATAAACCCTTTGGCTATTTTGAAATTACAGGAAACAATGTGAGTGACCTTGTCCCTCAATTAATTCCCCATCAATATGAAAATAGTGCAAACAAAGATGAAAACAAAAGCGTTGTTGAAGGTCAAGATTTAGCAAGATTAGGATATCAGCAAGGAAATATAACCAGAACCAGCAATTACGAAGTGTTGCACCAAAAAACTTATCACAATCATTTTTTTGAAGTTGTATTGAGATGGGAAAAAATATCAGCTAAAAAACTGATTGGATATTGGACAATCGTTAACGATCAAAGGGCAAACCCTTCTGAACTTTCCCTCAAAAAATACACCGAAGAAAAAGCAAGCCATTTGCACTGGTGGTCAAACTATTGGTCCAAATCAAGTATAACTATTCCTGAAAAAAATCTTGAAAAGCAATATTATCTTGATATGTACAAGCTCGGTGCTGTCGCAAGAGAAGGCGCTCCAGCAATTACACTTCAGGCCGTCTGGACGGCAGATAATGGTGGCCTCCCTCCTTGGAAAGGAGACTTTCACAATGACCTTAACACCCAATTGAGCTATTGGCCAGCCTATTCGGGGAATAGATTGGCCGAAGCCAAAAGCTATACGGATTGGCTCTGGAAGATCCGTAAAAAGAATAGTGACTTTACAAAGCAATATTTCGGTGTCGATGGGCTGAATGTACCCGGTGTCCTTACTTTAAATGGAGACCCTATGGGTGGTTGGATTCAGTATTCTCTTTCTCCAACGATTGGTGCATGGGCGGCCCAACATTTTTATTGGCAATGGAAATATAGTATGGATAAAACCTTTCTAAGAGAACAAGCCTATCCCTATATCGTTGCGTCTGCGACTTACCTTAAGAATATAACCACATTAAAAAATGGACTCCGTTACCTGCCTTTGAGCAGCAGTCCCGAATACAACGACAACAGTGTATCAGCATGGTTTGACAATTGGACCAATTTCGACCTTAGCTTAGCGCATTTTCTTTTCCAGGCTGCTACTGAGGTGAGCACAGCCATGGGAAAACCGCAAGAAGCGCAGGCTTGGTTAAAATGTAAGACCCAACTACCTCATTATGCGACGGATGAAACCGGACTACAAGTTGCTGCAAATCTTCCAATGAAACATTCCCATCGTCATATGTCTCCCTATATGGCAATTTATCCATTGGATTTATTAGACATCAATAATCCGCAGGAAAAAGAGCTCATTGAAAGTTCCCTAGATCATATTGAAAAGCTGGGTACACGGGCGTGGGTCGGTTATTCCTTTGCATGGATGGCTTGTTTGCACGCGCGGGCTAAACAAGGAAAGGAAGCCGTTAGCAATCTTCAAAAATTTGCACAGAACTTTTGTTCTACCAATTCCTTTCATCTGAACGGTGACCAGAAAGGTGGGCAATATTCAGACTTTACATATCGACCATTTACGTTGGAAGGTAACTTTGCGTTTGCACAGGGAATACACGAATTGCTCATTCAGAGCAAGAATAACTATGTAGAAATCTTTCCAGCCTTACCTGCTGAATGGACAACAGCATCTTTCAAAAATTTAAGGACGATGGGCGGATTTATCGTAAGCGCTGAAAAAAAAGGAGATAAAATCGTTACGCTGAAAATAACTGCGACCGAAGAGGGTACCTTTCGAATTTTTGAACCCAAAACGCTCATGCATGTCAGCACGAAAAAGACCTTACAGAAAGATAACAGTATACAATATGTGAAACTAAAAAAGGGGCAAACAGTAAACTTATGTAGTGTCTAA
- a CDS encoding deoxyribodipyrimidine photo-lyase, with the protein MEKDKIIVFWFRRDLRLNDNAGLTRALASGYPVLPIFIFDEDILMQLEDKKDRRLHYIHQALIRINTILGESGATLNTFYGKPITIFRELIEKFDVQGIYCNRDYEPKAIRRDKEIFELCTAMGIPFKAVKDQVIFDKGDILKNDGTPYTVYTPYAKKWREKLRPEDHLSYTCTTGFFFQQNHQQIISLADLGFLETDLIFEEPELNATIIDHYDTTRDYPALMGTTKLGIALRFGTISVRRCVTFALKHNATWLSELIWREFFMQILYHYPHVVTESFRKQYDAIQWRNDEVEFQQWCNGDTGYPLVDAGMRQLNSSGYMHNRVRMVAASFLCKHLLIDWRWGEAYFAQKLNDYDLSANNGNWQWAAGSGCDAAPYFRVFNPTLQAEKFDKNQEYIKQWVPELDTSDYCEPIVDHQFARDRAIKTYAKALK; encoded by the coding sequence ATGGAAAAAGATAAAATTATTGTGTTTTGGTTTCGTCGGGATCTACGTCTGAATGATAATGCTGGGCTTACTCGCGCCTTAGCTTCGGGCTATCCTGTATTACCTATATTCATATTTGACGAGGATATTCTAATGCAATTGGAGGATAAAAAAGATCGACGTCTTCATTACATCCATCAGGCTTTAATCCGTATCAATACCATACTCGGAGAAAGCGGTGCAACTTTGAATACGTTCTACGGTAAACCTATTACTATCTTCAGGGAGCTGATTGAAAAATTTGATGTGCAGGGAATCTATTGTAATCGGGATTATGAACCGAAAGCAATCCGTCGGGACAAAGAGATTTTCGAGCTTTGTACAGCTATGGGAATTCCTTTCAAAGCTGTGAAAGATCAGGTTATTTTCGATAAAGGAGATATTTTAAAGAACGATGGAACACCCTATACGGTTTATACGCCGTATGCAAAAAAATGGCGGGAGAAATTACGTCCTGAGGACCATCTTTCCTATACCTGCACAACGGGATTTTTCTTTCAGCAAAACCATCAGCAGATTATTTCTTTGGCGGACTTGGGGTTTCTGGAAACTGACCTTATTTTTGAAGAACCAGAGCTGAATGCGACGATTATTGACCATTATGATACCACCCGCGATTATCCGGCATTAATGGGTACAACCAAATTGGGGATTGCACTTCGCTTTGGAACAATCAGTGTTCGTCGATGTGTTACTTTTGCTTTAAAACACAATGCGACCTGGTTGTCTGAATTGATCTGGCGTGAATTTTTTATGCAGATCCTCTACCATTATCCGCATGTTGTTACGGAATCTTTTAGAAAGCAATACGATGCCATACAATGGCGCAATGACGAGGTAGAATTCCAGCAATGGTGCAACGGAGACACTGGATATCCTTTGGTAGATGCGGGTATGCGCCAATTGAATAGTTCGGGTTATATGCACAATCGCGTACGAATGGTCGCAGCCAGTTTTCTCTGTAAGCACCTTTTGATCGACTGGAGATGGGGAGAGGCCTACTTTGCACAAAAGCTAAATGATTATGATCTCTCGGCCAACAATGGTAACTGGCAGTGGGCCGCCGGTAGTGGTTGTGACGCAGCCCCGTACTTTAGGGTTTTTAATCCGACGCTTCAAGCTGAGAAGTTCGATAAAAATCAGGAATATATAAAACAATGGGTTCCTGAATTAGACACTTCAGACTATTGTGAGCCTATTGTTGACCATCAGTTTGCCCGTGATCGCGCGATAAAGACCTACGCAAAGGCGTTGAAATAA
- a CDS encoding DUF1553 domain-containing protein, whose product MKKKILVLILLALVLIGTSILTFGKKEPVDFSADVKPILNKHCITCHGGVKKNGGLSFLFENEAFAKAESGKSAIIRGDGEHSELVKRLISDDPELRMPYNAPKLNDDEIDILKRWIDEGAKWGEHWAYTTPKETEVPKPFSLLSIFGVKPKGVNNTIDFFVLDKMKEKKLSFADEADKALLLRRVYLDLIGIPPSLAEIQAFEADQRDDAYTRRVDSLLASQKYGEKWASWWLDMARYADTKGYEKDGSRTIWTYRDWVIKALNKDMPYDEFTIEQLAGDLLPEPTKDQLIATAFHRNTMNNDEGGTDSEEFRMAAVLDRLNTTYQVWLSTTFECVQCHSHTYDPFKFEEYYKSLAIFNNTGDEDTQGDHPKLRFYTTQDEKRIDSIKRWLSTTGNASLVKSTDLFLHTLEPKVHAHYSDQIVDGALYDTKWLGVRTGGSARLRAINLDNKQQFFMNFWTGAVGGKLEIHLDKLSGPILAVIDLPSTNGRQVIQSPISATRGVHDLYLVFKNPSVAHGQPICMIEWFAFRENFPHEKSLDNMNFQKTFLQLVNMQPEGVPIMIENPKDMHRKTNVFIRGNRLSLGAEVQPTVPASLNSFPKGAQRNRLGFAQWIVSKENPLTARTLVNRVWAQLFGRGLVEPLGDMGTQSIPPIHRELLDYLALDLMNTKKWSIKKLIREMVLSGTYKQSSSLNNSNFEKDPQNYYLARGPRFRLSAEQIRDQALAVSGLLSNKMYGPNVMPYQPDGVWMTVYSGESWVKSAGEDQYRRGIYTFLKRTSPYPSFVSFDASSREVCLVDRIRTNTPLQALATLNDPVYLEAAKHLGAIMEKEGNGNLRNGIRVGYKRAMLKDADEKNLKELEHLYQKALIDFSKKPDSAAKFLNEDLAKSNVKVLPSKAAYMLVANAVLNLDEFLTKS is encoded by the coding sequence ATGAAAAAAAAGATTTTGGTGCTAATATTATTGGCGCTTGTGCTTATTGGTACAAGCATTTTGACTTTTGGAAAAAAAGAGCCAGTTGATTTTAGCGCTGATGTTAAACCGATATTGAATAAACATTGTATCACGTGCCATGGTGGGGTTAAAAAAAATGGTGGTTTAAGTTTTCTTTTTGAAAATGAGGCATTCGCCAAAGCCGAGTCAGGCAAATCAGCAATTATTCGTGGCGATGGCGAACACAGTGAACTGGTAAAGAGACTGATTTCCGATGATCCTGAATTGCGTATGCCTTACAATGCCCCTAAACTGAATGACGATGAAATTGATATACTCAAAAGATGGATCGATGAAGGAGCTAAGTGGGGAGAGCATTGGGCCTATACAACACCTAAGGAAACGGAGGTCCCTAAACCTTTTTCGTTGCTCAGTATATTTGGTGTAAAGCCCAAAGGGGTGAACAATACGATAGATTTTTTTGTTTTGGATAAGATGAAGGAGAAGAAATTGTCCTTTGCAGATGAAGCCGATAAAGCATTGTTGCTCCGAAGAGTGTATTTGGATCTAATTGGTATCCCACCCTCGTTGGCGGAGATTCAAGCCTTTGAAGCAGACCAGCGTGATGATGCTTATACCCGGCGGGTAGACAGTCTGTTGGCTTCTCAGAAATATGGCGAAAAGTGGGCGAGTTGGTGGTTGGATATGGCACGATATGCCGATACGAAGGGCTACGAAAAGGATGGCTCGCGCACGATATGGACTTATCGGGACTGGGTCATCAAGGCCTTAAACAAGGACATGCCTTATGATGAATTTACGATTGAACAGCTTGCCGGGGATTTGCTGCCGGAGCCAACCAAGGATCAGCTTATCGCAACCGCCTTCCATCGCAATACCATGAATAATGATGAGGGTGGGACCGATAGTGAGGAATTTCGGATGGCTGCGGTTTTGGATCGTTTAAATACAACTTATCAAGTATGGTTGAGTACGACCTTCGAATGCGTGCAATGTCATAGTCATACTTATGATCCGTTTAAATTTGAAGAATATTATAAATCGTTAGCTATTTTTAACAACACCGGAGATGAAGATACCCAAGGTGATCATCCTAAACTGCGTTTTTATACTACACAGGATGAAAAGCGAATTGACAGTATAAAGAGGTGGTTGTCGACGACAGGAAATGCAAGCTTGGTAAAATCAACAGATCTATTCCTTCACACCCTTGAGCCCAAAGTCCATGCGCATTACAGCGACCAAATCGTAGATGGTGCGCTTTATGATACGAAATGGTTGGGGGTGCGAACTGGAGGATCGGCTCGATTAAGGGCAATAAACCTGGATAATAAACAGCAATTCTTCATGAATTTCTGGACAGGTGCGGTAGGTGGAAAATTGGAAATTCACTTGGATAAACTTAGCGGACCAATACTTGCCGTTATTGATTTGCCGAGTACGAATGGAAGACAGGTTATTCAGTCTCCCATAAGTGCGACTCGTGGTGTACATGACTTATATCTGGTTTTCAAGAATCCATCTGTCGCTCATGGACAGCCGATCTGCATGATTGAATGGTTTGCATTTCGCGAGAACTTTCCACATGAAAAGTCACTGGATAATATGAATTTTCAAAAAACTTTTCTCCAGTTGGTCAATATGCAACCTGAGGGGGTACCAATCATGATTGAAAATCCCAAAGACATGCATCGTAAGACCAATGTATTTATACGCGGTAACCGCCTGTCGCTAGGTGCTGAAGTGCAGCCCACGGTTCCGGCATCACTGAATAGTTTCCCTAAGGGGGCTCAACGTAATCGCTTGGGTTTTGCGCAGTGGATTGTCAGCAAGGAAAACCCATTGACAGCGCGAACTTTAGTTAATCGCGTATGGGCTCAACTATTTGGTCGGGGGCTTGTTGAACCATTGGGAGATATGGGCACACAGAGTATTCCACCGATTCACCGAGAATTACTAGATTATCTTGCCCTAGATCTGATGAATACCAAAAAGTGGAGTATAAAAAAATTGATCCGCGAGATGGTATTATCCGGAACTTATAAGCAGTCCTCTAGCTTGAACAATTCCAATTTTGAAAAGGATCCACAGAATTATTATTTGGCAAGGGGACCTCGCTTTAGATTATCTGCCGAACAGATTCGTGATCAGGCTTTAGCCGTAAGTGGATTGCTCAGCAATAAAATGTACGGACCAAATGTAATGCCATACCAACCGGATGGGGTATGGATGACTGTATATAGCGGTGAGTCCTGGGTGAAAAGTGCTGGAGAAGATCAATACCGAAGAGGCATCTATACGTTTTTAAAGCGTACGAGTCCCTATCCTTCCTTTGTTTCTTTCGATGCTTCTAGTCGGGAGGTTTGTTTGGTCGACCGTATCCGTACCAATACACCGCTACAAGCGCTCGCTACATTAAACGATCCTGTTTACCTCGAAGCGGCTAAACATTTGGGGGCTATTATGGAAAAGGAGGGAAATGGAAACCTTAGAAATGGTATCCGTGTCGGTTATAAACGTGCAATGTTGAAGGATGCCGATGAAAAGAACCTCAAAGAGCTGGAACATCTTTATCAAAAAGCGTTGATTGATTTCAGCAAAAAGCCTGATTCGGCAGCCAAGTTTTTGAATGAAGATTTAGCAAAAAGCAATGTAAAGGTCCTGCCTTCAAAAGCTGCCTACATGCTTGTTGCCAATGCCGTGTTGAATCTGGACGAATTTTTAACGAAATCATAA
- a CDS encoding TIM barrel protein, whose translation MKQFLVLILFMSSFLSMTAQQLHIKYYCTNWGNSDSWDAFCLRVKNAGYDGVESWLPGSPNERKEMIDALHKYGLSLGLLSGGSGGTYEEYKQSFKRNLDEAAQLKPDYINCHTGKDYYSFEQNKTLIELADAAKNKYHIPVYHETHRGRFSFAAHVTKEYLEKIPTLQLALDISHWCNVHESMLSDQPEAVTKALSRTEHIHARIGHPEGPQVNDPAAPEWKSIVAQHLTWWDKVVAKHKENGVKLLTITTEFGPAGYLPTLPFTQQPVADQWSINVYMLHLLKDRYKE comes from the coding sequence ATGAAACAATTTCTAGTATTAATTTTATTTATGAGCAGTTTTCTATCCATGACTGCCCAGCAGTTACACATTAAATATTATTGCACCAATTGGGGAAATAGCGATTCCTGGGATGCGTTCTGTCTCCGGGTGAAAAATGCTGGTTACGATGGTGTTGAATCCTGGTTGCCTGGTAGTCCAAATGAGCGCAAGGAGATGATTGATGCATTACATAAATATGGATTGAGTTTAGGATTGCTTTCAGGCGGATCAGGCGGAACTTACGAGGAATATAAACAAAGTTTTAAGCGTAATTTGGATGAAGCAGCACAGCTGAAACCCGATTATATCAATTGCCATACAGGTAAAGATTATTACTCGTTTGAGCAGAATAAAACATTGATTGAGCTTGCTGATGCAGCTAAAAATAAGTACCATATCCCCGTTTATCATGAGACTCATCGCGGAAGATTTAGTTTTGCAGCTCATGTGACAAAGGAATATTTAGAGAAGATTCCGACCTTACAACTTGCATTGGATATCTCGCATTGGTGCAATGTGCACGAATCAATGCTTTCTGATCAGCCCGAGGCTGTAACAAAAGCGCTTTCCAGAACGGAGCACATTCATGCACGAATTGGGCATCCTGAAGGACCGCAAGTCAATGACCCTGCGGCTCCTGAATGGAAGAGTATTGTTGCGCAACATTTGACCTGGTGGGATAAAGTTGTTGCTAAGCACAAGGAAAATGGGGTGAAGTTATTGACCATAACGACCGAGTTTGGTCCAGCGGGTTATTTACCCACATTACCATTTACACAACAACCGGTGGCCGATCAATGGTCAATCAATGTTTATATGTTGCATTTACTCAAAGACAGATATAAAGAATGA
- a CDS encoding alpha/beta fold hydrolase, whose protein sequence is MALKELQHSKIYGADNGGTPLIVLHGLFGMADNWGSFGRSFGEKRQVHLLDLRNHGRSFHSEDMSVEVMVEDLLAYITSIGADKVLLLGHSLGGKVAMQFAIDHPEKIEKLIIADIAPKAYPPHHEDIFDALSAVDITTLENRKDVQIKIEHYLSDPGVIQFLLKNVYIREDRKLDWRFNLDVLKNKYTEFITVGVKSGIFNGPTLFLPGEKSRYILPEDKIKIREQFPNAVFKTIPNAGHWVQAENPQAFDAFVAEFLDQ, encoded by the coding sequence ATGGCATTGAAAGAATTACAACACAGCAAAATATATGGCGCAGATAACGGTGGCACTCCATTAATTGTTCTGCATGGGCTTTTTGGTATGGCAGACAACTGGGGATCCTTTGGTCGTAGTTTCGGAGAGAAAAGACAGGTACATTTACTCGATCTTCGTAATCACGGACGAAGTTTCCATAGTGAAGATATGTCGGTGGAAGTTATGGTAGAAGATCTGCTGGCCTATATAACATCCATTGGAGCAGATAAAGTACTCCTATTGGGCCATTCTTTGGGCGGAAAAGTAGCGATGCAATTTGCTATTGATCATCCCGAAAAAATTGAAAAACTGATCATCGCTGATATAGCCCCTAAAGCTTATCCTCCACATCATGAGGATATCTTCGATGCGCTATCTGCTGTCGATATCACAACACTGGAAAATAGGAAAGATGTACAAATAAAGATTGAACACTATTTGAGTGATCCGGGAGTGATCCAATTTTTATTAAAAAATGTATATATCAGAGAAGATCGGAAATTAGATTGGCGCTTTAATCTGGATGTTTTAAAAAATAAATATACGGAGTTCATCACTGTCGGGGTAAAATCAGGAATATTCAACGGTCCCACATTATTTCTACCTGGAGAGAAATCAAGATATATATTACCTGAGGATAAAATTAAGATCAGGGAACAATTTCCAAATGCCGTGTTTAAGACGATTCCCAATGCCGGTCACTGGGTTCAAGCCGAAAATCCACAGGCATTTGACGCATTTGTTGCCGAGTTTTTAGATCAATAA